One genomic window of Actinoplanes lobatus includes the following:
- a CDS encoding D-alanine--D-alanine ligase family protein, with protein sequence MISTMDVRVLVLAGGLSYERDVSLRSGRRVLDALRASGLTADMHDADVSLLPTLQADPPDAVVIALHGATGEDGSLRGVLDLCEVPYVGADARTARLAWDKPSAKSMLREAGIPTPDWVALPHDRFSELGAVAVLDRIVSRLGLPLMVKPAQGGSGLGAAVVRDAADLPAAMVGCFAYDSTALVEQYVTGTNVAVSIIDLGTGPEALPIVEIVPRDGVYDYAARYTAGLTTWHVPARLSPEVAAKVSETALSAYKALGLRDLSRIDVIVGEDGEPRVLGCNVSPGMTETSLLPLAVQAAGVDLGAVLSALVERAVARKG encoded by the coding sequence ATGATCTCAACCATGGATGTACGAGTTCTCGTCCTTGCCGGTGGACTGTCCTACGAGCGGGACGTGTCGTTGCGGTCCGGTCGCCGGGTGCTGGACGCGCTCCGTGCCTCCGGCCTGACCGCCGACATGCACGACGCGGACGTCTCACTGCTTCCCACGTTGCAGGCCGACCCGCCGGACGCCGTCGTCATCGCACTGCACGGCGCCACCGGTGAGGACGGTTCGCTGCGCGGGGTGCTCGACCTGTGTGAAGTGCCGTACGTCGGTGCCGACGCCCGGACCGCCCGCCTCGCGTGGGACAAGCCGTCCGCCAAGTCGATGCTGCGTGAGGCCGGGATCCCGACGCCGGACTGGGTGGCGCTGCCGCACGACCGGTTCTCCGAGCTGGGTGCGGTGGCGGTGCTCGACCGGATCGTGTCCCGGCTGGGGCTGCCGCTCATGGTCAAGCCCGCGCAGGGCGGGTCCGGGCTGGGCGCCGCGGTGGTCCGGGACGCCGCGGACCTGCCGGCGGCAATGGTGGGCTGTTTCGCGTACGACTCGACCGCGCTGGTCGAGCAATATGTGACCGGCACCAACGTCGCCGTCTCGATCATCGACCTGGGGACGGGGCCGGAGGCGCTACCGATCGTCGAGATCGTGCCGCGGGACGGGGTGTACGACTACGCGGCCCGCTATACGGCCGGCCTGACCACCTGGCACGTGCCGGCACGACTGTCGCCGGAGGTGGCGGCGAAGGTGTCCGAGACAGCGCTGTCGGCGTACAAGGCTCTCGGTCTGCGCGACCTGTCCCGAATCGACGTGATCGTCGGGGAGGACGGGGAGCCGCGGGTCCTGGGATGCAACGTGTCGCCGGGGATGACGGAGACGTCGTTGCTGCCGCTGGCCGTTCAGGCTGCCGGCGTCGACCTGGGTGCGGTGCTCAGTGCGCTGGTGGAGAGGGCGGTCGCCCGCAAGGGTTAG
- a CDS encoding IS256 family transposase gives MAATESLNVADLLGQHLESASPDVLRAMVKTFADALMSAEAVALCGAGYGERSAERANSRNGYRQREWDTRAGTIELAIPKLRSGSYFPDWLLQHRRRAEQALVSVVATSYLLGVSTRRMEKLVEQLGVKQLSKSQVSEMARHLDAQVEAFRNRPLDAGPYTFVWTDALVIKVREHGRTVNVHALVAVGVNADGGREVLGLDVASDEDGAGWLAFLRSLTARGLSGVRLIISDAHRGLVGAIGAALPGAQWQRCRTHYLRNLLSRVPKSAQPWVATLVRTIFDQPDAIAVSQQFDRVLGTIAEKFPAAAEHLDDARADLLAFTAFPRELWRQIWSNNPQERLNKEIRRRTDVVGIFPNRDAIIRLVGAVLAEQTDEWVEGRRYMGLEILGKARLTSINTDGHDNEIIETTAIAA, from the coding sequence ATGGCCGCAACAGAGAGTTTGAACGTCGCTGACCTGCTGGGCCAGCACCTGGAATCGGCGAGCCCTGATGTACTGCGGGCGATGGTGAAAACCTTCGCTGACGCGTTGATGTCCGCCGAGGCCGTGGCTCTCTGCGGCGCCGGCTACGGCGAACGCAGTGCCGAGCGGGCCAACTCGCGCAACGGTTACCGGCAGCGCGAGTGGGACACCCGGGCCGGCACGATCGAGCTGGCGATCCCGAAGCTGCGTTCCGGTTCGTACTTCCCGGACTGGCTGCTGCAACACCGGCGCCGGGCCGAGCAGGCCCTGGTCAGCGTGGTCGCGACGTCGTACCTGCTCGGGGTGTCGACGCGGCGGATGGAGAAGCTGGTCGAGCAACTCGGCGTGAAGCAGCTGTCGAAGTCGCAGGTGTCGGAGATGGCCCGGCATCTCGACGCCCAGGTCGAGGCGTTCCGCAACCGGCCGCTGGACGCCGGCCCGTACACGTTCGTCTGGACCGACGCCCTGGTCATCAAGGTCCGCGAACACGGCCGCACGGTCAACGTGCACGCCCTAGTCGCGGTCGGCGTCAACGCCGACGGCGGCCGCGAGGTCCTCGGCCTCGACGTCGCGTCCGACGAGGACGGCGCCGGCTGGCTCGCCTTCCTACGCAGCCTGACCGCCCGCGGACTGTCCGGCGTCCGCCTGATCATCTCCGACGCCCACCGCGGCCTCGTCGGCGCGATCGGCGCCGCGCTGCCCGGCGCCCAGTGGCAGCGCTGTCGCACCCACTACCTGCGCAACCTCTTGTCACGCGTCCCGAAGAGTGCGCAGCCGTGGGTGGCCACCCTGGTCCGCACCATCTTCGACCAACCCGACGCCATCGCCGTCAGCCAGCAGTTCGACCGCGTCCTCGGCACCATCGCCGAGAAGTTCCCGGCCGCGGCCGAACACCTCGACGACGCCCGCGCCGACCTGCTCGCGTTCACCGCGTTCCCGCGGGAGCTGTGGCGTCAGATCTGGTCGAACAACCCGCAGGAACGGCTGAACAAGGAGATCCGCCGCCGCACCGACGTCGTCGGGATCTTCCCCAACCGCGACGCGATCATCCGGCTCGTCGGCGCGGTCCTGGCCGAACAGACCGACGAATGGGTCGAAGGCCGCCGCTACATGGGCCTGGAGATCCTCGGCAAAGCACGGCTGACCAGTATCAATACCGACGGACACGACAACGAAATCATCGAAACGACCGCAATCGCCGCATAA
- a CDS encoding ParB/RepB/Spo0J family partition protein → MKNRPRGGLGRGLGALIPTAPVAEAAAPVEALPEPVVVESAAAPTVQPTPVTPPPVPAPAAPVDGDLAPVPGARFAELPVSAIEPNAKQPRHVFDEEALEELKTSIQEVGFLQPIVVRELGDGRYELVMGERRWRAAQAVGRETIPAIVRYTPDDAMLRDALLENIHRANLNPLEEAAAYQQLLEEFGATHEELARRIGRSRPQISNTIRLMNLPAPVQRRVAAGILSAGHARALLGLEDSDAQEKLATRIVQEGLSVRATEEIVQLTASEAPAKKAAPARRAKVHAPALNDLAERLSDRFDTRVKVDIGRNKGRITIEFATVDDLERIVGMIGVEEEGAPRDGEQSEE, encoded by the coding sequence ATGAAGAACCGTCCACGGGGTGGTTTGGGCCGCGGCCTGGGCGCGCTGATTCCCACAGCTCCTGTCGCGGAGGCGGCAGCTCCCGTAGAGGCGCTTCCTGAGCCGGTCGTCGTCGAGTCGGCCGCTGCTCCGACCGTTCAGCCCACACCGGTCACCCCGCCGCCGGTTCCTGCCCCGGCCGCCCCGGTCGACGGTGACCTCGCACCGGTCCCTGGCGCGCGTTTCGCCGAACTTCCGGTGTCCGCGATCGAGCCGAACGCCAAGCAGCCGCGGCACGTCTTCGATGAGGAGGCGCTGGAGGAGCTGAAGACCTCCATCCAGGAGGTCGGCTTCCTCCAACCGATCGTGGTCCGTGAACTCGGCGACGGCCGGTATGAGCTCGTCATGGGCGAGCGGCGGTGGCGTGCCGCGCAGGCTGTCGGTAGGGAGACGATTCCCGCGATCGTCCGGTATACGCCTGACGACGCGATGTTGCGTGATGCCCTGCTCGAGAACATCCACCGGGCGAACCTGAACCCGTTGGAAGAGGCGGCCGCATACCAGCAGCTGCTGGAGGAGTTCGGCGCGACGCACGAGGAACTCGCGCGCCGGATCGGCCGTAGCCGTCCACAGATTTCCAACACGATTCGGTTGATGAACCTGCCGGCACCGGTACAGCGCCGGGTGGCGGCCGGGATTCTCTCCGCCGGGCATGCGCGAGCGTTGCTCGGCCTGGAGGACAGTGACGCCCAGGAGAAGCTGGCCACGCGGATCGTTCAGGAAGGGCTTTCGGTCCGGGCGACCGAGGAGATCGTTCAGCTGACGGCTTCCGAGGCGCCGGCGAAGAAGGCGGCTCCCGCGCGCCGGGCCAAGGTGCACGCGCCGGCGTTGAACGATCTGGCCGAGCGGCTCTCGGATCGGTTCGACACCCGGGTGAAGGTGGACATCGGGCGAAACAAGGGCCGTATCACGATCGAGTTCGCCACGGTGGACGACCTTGAGCGGATCGTCGGCATGATCGGTGTGGAGGAGGAAGGCGCTCCTCGGGACGGTGAACAATCCGAGGAGTGA
- a CDS encoding ParA family protein, with protein MNVGGLRAGEQDVPQPRASAYGPPPAYEYGAPMPGHSSDEARGRASVSSGRQMAAAPSSGEPVQSTEHVSRETPVADEDDPPLAMEALRAVQILNPSGEIIMPRPDHPRVICVANQKGGVGKTTTTVNLAVALALHGNRVLVVDLDPQGNASTGLNVPHHAGVPDVYDCLIDNVPLAEVAQLVEGIPNLFCVPATIDLAGAEIELVSVVARESRLARAIAGHPEKFDYVFIDCPPSLGLLTVNALCAAQEVLIPIQCEYYALEGLNQLINNINLVRQHLNPTLDVSTILLTMYDRRTRLADAVEQDVRNHFGTKVLNAVIPRNVRVSEAPSYGQSVMTYDPGSRGATSYFEAALEIAMRGVNTGGAV; from the coding sequence ATGAACGTGGGCGGGCTGCGCGCGGGCGAACAGGACGTTCCGCAGCCTCGGGCGAGCGCCTATGGGCCCCCACCGGCGTACGAGTACGGAGCCCCGATGCCAGGCCACTCCTCGGACGAGGCTCGAGGGCGTGCGTCCGTGTCGTCGGGGCGTCAGATGGCGGCCGCTCCTTCTTCAGGGGAGCCCGTTCAGTCCACCGAGCATGTTTCACGTGAAACGCCGGTAGCGGATGAGGACGATCCGCCCCTAGCCATGGAAGCGTTGCGAGCTGTGCAGATCCTCAACCCGAGCGGCGAGATCATCATGCCGCGCCCAGACCACCCGCGGGTGATTTGCGTCGCCAACCAGAAGGGCGGCGTCGGGAAGACGACCACGACGGTCAACCTGGCCGTGGCGCTGGCGCTCCACGGTAACCGTGTGCTGGTAGTGGACCTCGACCCCCAGGGCAATGCCTCGACCGGTCTGAACGTCCCGCACCACGCGGGCGTACCTGATGTCTACGACTGCCTGATCGACAACGTGCCGTTGGCCGAGGTCGCGCAACTGGTCGAAGGCATCCCGAACCTCTTCTGTGTGCCGGCCACCATCGACCTAGCCGGCGCCGAGATCGAGCTGGTTTCGGTGGTGGCTCGTGAGTCCCGGCTGGCCCGGGCCATTGCGGGGCATCCCGAGAAGTTCGATTACGTCTTCATCGACTGCCCGCCTTCTCTCGGGCTGCTGACCGTAAATGCCCTCTGCGCTGCGCAGGAGGTGCTGATTCCCATTCAGTGCGAGTACTACGCGCTGGAAGGTCTCAATCAGCTGATCAACAACATCAACCTGGTGCGTCAGCACCTGAATCCCACCCTCGATGTCTCTACGATCTTGCTGACGATGTACGACCGGCGTACCCGTCTGGCAGATGCGGTGGAACAGGATGTACGGAATCATTTTGGTACCAAAGTGCTGAACGCGGTGATCCCCCGGAACGTGCGTGTTTCGGAGGCACCCAGCTACGGCCAGTCGGTGATGACCTACGATCCGGGATCACGAGGGGCTACCAGCTATTTCGAGGCGGCCTTGGAGATCGCGATGCGCGGGGTCAACACGGGAGGCGCGGTATGA
- the rsmG gene encoding 16S rRNA (guanine(527)-N(7))-methyltransferase RsmG, with product MPDLHPPATAAEVFGERLALAARYTELLATEGVVRGLIGPREAPRLWERHLLNCGVMAQLIAPGATVVDVGSGAGLPGLVLAIARPDLRVTLVEPLARRTAFLTETVEDLGLDNVTVLRGRAEEIVDALPGADVVTARAVAALDKLSGWCLPLAAVGGRLLAMKGSSAAEEIAEHGAAIAALGGGKPVIHLCGTGLIEPPTTVVEIVKEAHVVPGRKKAAPVRSSRGSASRRGRRG from the coding sequence GTGCCTGACCTTCACCCACCTGCCACTGCCGCCGAGGTCTTCGGTGAACGGCTCGCGCTGGCCGCCCGCTACACCGAACTGCTCGCCACCGAAGGCGTGGTCCGGGGCCTGATCGGCCCGCGGGAGGCGCCCCGCCTGTGGGAGCGGCATCTGCTCAACTGCGGTGTCATGGCGCAGCTCATCGCACCCGGCGCCACCGTGGTCGATGTGGGCTCCGGTGCCGGGCTGCCCGGCCTGGTGCTGGCGATCGCCCGGCCGGACCTGCGGGTCACCCTGGTCGAGCCGCTCGCCCGCCGGACCGCGTTCCTCACCGAGACCGTCGAGGACCTGGGCCTGGACAACGTGACCGTGCTCCGCGGGCGGGCCGAGGAGATCGTCGACGCGCTGCCCGGAGCCGATGTGGTCACCGCCCGGGCCGTGGCCGCCCTCGACAAGCTCTCCGGGTGGTGCCTGCCGCTCGCCGCCGTCGGTGGCCGTCTCCTCGCGATGAAGGGTTCGTCCGCCGCCGAGGAGATCGCTGAACACGGGGCGGCGATCGCTGCTCTCGGTGGTGGCAAGCCGGTCATCCACCTCTGCGGGACCGGACTGATCGAGCCTCCGACGACGGTGGTGGAGATCGTCAAGGAGGCACATGTGGTGCCCGGCCGGAAGAAGGCCGCTCCGGTTCGTTCGAGCCGCGGGTCCGCATCCCGGCGGGGTCGCCGGGGTTAG
- a CDS encoding Jag family protein: MTDTSTPPSADSSAEATAAEPAGTEEAKKSETVASDSDLFRQSEIAADYVEGLLDILDYDGDIDELVSAGRPMVEVVGGRLQPLVGQRGATLEALQELTRLAIFRATGSPSRLLLDIGGYRAARRKELAAVARNAVEKVKEHGDPVRLEAMSAFERKCVHDVVNAISGVQSESEGVEPNRRIVVRAAD, from the coding sequence GTGACCGACACCAGCACTCCCCCTTCCGCCGACTCGTCAGCCGAAGCCACCGCTGCCGAGCCGGCCGGCACCGAAGAGGCCAAGAAGTCGGAGACTGTCGCCTCGGACAGCGACCTGTTCCGCCAGAGCGAGATCGCCGCCGACTACGTCGAGGGTCTGCTGGACATCCTCGACTACGACGGCGACATCGACGAGCTCGTCTCCGCGGGCCGGCCGATGGTCGAGGTGGTCGGCGGCCGTCTCCAGCCGCTGGTCGGCCAGCGGGGTGCCACCCTCGAGGCCCTTCAGGAACTGACCCGCCTCGCCATCTTCCGGGCCACCGGCTCGCCCAGCCGCCTGCTGCTCGACATCGGTGGCTACCGTGCCGCCCGGCGCAAGGAACTCGCCGCCGTCGCCCGCAACGCCGTCGAGAAGGTCAAGGAGCACGGCGACCCGGTCCGCCTGGAGGCCATGTCGGCGTTCGAGCGCAAGTGCGTCCACGACGTGGTCAACGCGATCTCCGGTGTGCAGAGCGAGTCCGAGGGTGTCGAGCCCAACCGCCGCATCGTGGTGCGCGCGGCGGACTGA
- the yidC gene encoding membrane protein insertase YidC, whose amino-acid sequence MSLDPIYYAISWILLRWHSFWDAIGIPEERVIGTNWAWILAIFCLVVTLRVILFPVFVKQIKSQRAMQALQPKVKALQEKHKGDRETLQKEMMELYRTEKANPLMGCLPMFLQIPVFFGLFHVLQHLDPNISDENKQLYGWPLDQFNSAAHAHLFNAPISAKFGSSAAELSVLGADSTTVKVVAGILVLVMMATTFLTQRQMILKTGWAEDPQQLMIQRLMLYGIPFSLLISGSLFPIGVVIYWVTNNLFTLAQQQWVLRKFPPPQMSGKGGSAARPATGTKSSGDKNPVQPARTGGLFGRKSAPEPASPVVDTKALAPKPGAKPVNPKKGARPANKPKG is encoded by the coding sequence TTGAGTCTCGACCCGATCTACTACGCCATCTCGTGGATTCTTCTGCGCTGGCATTCCTTCTGGGATGCGATCGGCATACCTGAAGAGCGCGTCATCGGCACCAACTGGGCCTGGATCCTGGCGATCTTCTGCCTGGTGGTGACGCTGCGGGTCATCCTCTTCCCGGTCTTCGTCAAGCAGATCAAGAGCCAGCGTGCGATGCAGGCGCTGCAGCCCAAGGTCAAGGCGCTGCAGGAGAAGCACAAGGGTGACCGCGAGACGCTCCAGAAAGAAATGATGGAGCTGTACCGGACGGAGAAGGCGAACCCGCTCATGGGCTGCCTTCCGATGTTCCTGCAGATCCCGGTCTTCTTCGGTCTCTTCCACGTGCTCCAGCACCTGGACCCGAACATCTCGGACGAGAACAAGCAGCTGTACGGCTGGCCGCTCGATCAGTTCAACAGCGCCGCCCACGCGCACCTGTTCAACGCTCCGATCAGCGCCAAGTTCGGTTCCTCCGCCGCTGAGCTGTCCGTCCTCGGCGCGGACAGCACCACCGTCAAGGTGGTGGCCGGCATCCTGGTCCTGGTCATGATGGCCACCACGTTCCTCACGCAGCGCCAGATGATCCTCAAGACCGGCTGGGCCGAGGACCCGCAGCAGCTGATGATCCAGCGGCTGATGCTCTACGGCATCCCGTTCTCGCTGCTCATCTCCGGTTCGCTCTTCCCCATCGGTGTGGTCATCTACTGGGTCACCAACAACCTGTTCACGCTGGCCCAGCAGCAGTGGGTGCTTCGTAAGTTCCCGCCGCCGCAGATGTCCGGCAAGGGTGGCTCGGCGGCCCGCCCGGCGACCGGTACCAAGAGCTCCGGTGACAAGAACCCGGTGCAGCCCGCCCGTACCGGAGGGTTGTTCGGTCGTAAGAGCGCGCCCGAGCCGGCGAGCCCGGTGGTCGACACCAAGGCACTCGCTCCCAAGCCTGGCGCCAAACCGGTGAATCCCAAGAAGGGCGCCCGGCCGGCGAACAAACCCAAGGGATGA
- the yidD gene encoding membrane protein insertion efficiency factor YidD: MTLAARVLTAAVVAYRRYLSPVLPARCRFYPSCSAYALEALARHGAIRGTGLAIWRLLRCHPFHPGGYDPVPDPIRHRSADVTGD, from the coding sequence ATGACCCTGGCCGCCCGGGTCCTGACCGCAGCGGTCGTCGCGTACCGTCGATACTTGAGTCCGGTGCTGCCGGCCCGCTGTCGGTTCTACCCCTCGTGCAGCGCTTATGCCCTGGAGGCGTTGGCGCGTCACGGCGCGATCCGGGGTACGGGCCTGGCGATCTGGCGGCTCCTCCGATGCCATCCCTTCCACCCTGGCGGGTACGACCCGGTGCCTGACCCGATCCGTCACCGTTCTGCCGATGTGACTGGAGATTAG
- the rnpA gene encoding ribonuclease P protein component: MLSAAQRLRRSADFAAAIRGGRRAGRGTLVVHLLIDEPACASTARAGFVVSKAVGNAVVRNRVRRRLRHLVRPLLSELPSGATLVVRALPPAAAAMYATLATDLEGALAAARRPRRPR; encoded by the coding sequence GTGCTGTCCGCAGCGCAACGATTGCGGCGTAGCGCGGACTTCGCCGCAGCAATTCGCGGCGGCCGCCGTGCTGGTCGCGGCACCCTGGTCGTTCACCTGCTTATCGATGAGCCGGCGTGTGCCTCCACGGCGCGCGCCGGCTTCGTCGTGTCCAAAGCGGTGGGCAACGCGGTCGTCCGCAACCGGGTGCGCCGCCGACTGCGTCATCTGGTCCGGCCACTGCTCAGCGAGCTTCCCTCGGGCGCGACCCTGGTCGTCAGGGCACTGCCACCGGCCGCCGCGGCAATGTACGCCACGTTGGCCACCGACCTGGAAGGTGCGCTCGCGGCCGCCCGCAGACCCCGGCGGCCGCGATGA
- the rpmH gene encoding 50S ribosomal protein L34, whose amino-acid sequence MSKRTYQPNNRRRAKTHGFRLRMRTRAGRAILSARRAKGRGELSA is encoded by the coding sequence GTGAGCAAGCGCACCTACCAGCCGAACAACCGCCGGCGTGCCAAGACCCACGGCTTCCGGCTGCGCATGCGCACCCGCGCCGGCCGTGCCATCCTGTCGGCCCGCCGGGCCAAGGGCCGCGGCGAGCTGTCGGCCTGA
- the dnaA gene encoding chromosomal replication initiator protein DnaA: MAEQVDLGKLWRETLDELSDEIASRQQRAYLQFTRLRAIVEDTALLSVPDTYTRDIIESRLRPAITEALSRRLSRPIQVAVTVRPPEDGSGMPGTVYGTPAEPSAGPMVDPQPRHYAENGPFQPELPGYPGSARMPEPPPYQGPAFGPAEHAPEPYPTGSAQHSAPQAPFPRGVPTAHDGQEALFADPMPPVSPPVNRSPVAPPAEKEQPNDAVAHRMAADAAQLRQNDRPMPGPDRRDDVPSRAGDNGPGRPPIDLRGPGTTPRPGGQDGNRLNPKYMFETFVIGSSNRFAHAAAVAVAESPAKAYNPLFIYGSSGLGKTHLLHAIGHYATTLGHARSVRYVSTEEFTNDFINSLRDDKTQAFQRRYRDVDILLIDDIQFLENRERTQEEFFHTFNTLHNANKQIVISSDRSPRQLATLEDRMRTRFEWGLLADIQPPDLETRIAILQKKAAQERMYAPDDVLEFIASRVSNSIRELEGALIRVTAFASLTRSPVQLSLAEEVLRDFMPDGAGPEITADQIMVSTADYFGVSLEDLRGHSRSRVLVNARQVAMYLCRELTDLSLPRIGQAFGGRDHTTVMHADRKIRQHMAERRSLYNQIAELTNRIKQNT; the protein is encoded by the coding sequence GTGGCCGAGCAGGTCGACCTGGGCAAGTTGTGGCGTGAGACGTTGGACGAGCTGTCCGACGAGATCGCGTCACGGCAGCAGCGCGCCTATCTACAGTTCACCCGGTTGCGGGCGATAGTCGAGGACACCGCCCTCCTATCGGTTCCGGACACGTACACCCGCGACATCATCGAGTCACGGCTGCGCCCGGCGATCACCGAGGCACTCAGCCGCCGGCTCAGCCGGCCCATACAGGTGGCGGTCACGGTCCGGCCCCCGGAGGACGGGTCCGGCATGCCGGGCACCGTCTACGGCACCCCGGCCGAGCCGTCCGCCGGTCCGATGGTGGACCCGCAGCCGCGGCACTACGCCGAGAACGGACCCTTTCAGCCGGAGCTGCCGGGCTATCCGGGCTCGGCACGGATGCCCGAACCGCCGCCCTACCAGGGACCTGCCTTCGGTCCGGCCGAGCACGCGCCGGAGCCGTACCCGACCGGGTCGGCGCAGCACTCCGCACCGCAGGCGCCGTTCCCCCGTGGGGTTCCAACCGCCCACGACGGCCAAGAGGCACTCTTCGCCGACCCGATGCCGCCGGTGTCGCCGCCGGTGAACCGGTCCCCGGTCGCGCCGCCGGCCGAGAAGGAACAGCCCAACGACGCGGTCGCGCACCGGATGGCGGCCGACGCCGCCCAGTTGCGGCAGAACGACCGGCCGATGCCCGGTCCGGACCGCCGCGACGACGTGCCGAGCCGGGCCGGCGACAACGGGCCGGGCCGTCCGCCGATCGACCTGCGGGGTCCCGGCACCACGCCGCGGCCCGGTGGGCAGGACGGCAACCGGCTCAACCCGAAGTACATGTTCGAGACGTTCGTCATCGGCTCGTCCAACCGGTTCGCGCACGCCGCGGCGGTCGCGGTCGCGGAGTCACCGGCGAAGGCGTACAACCCGCTCTTCATCTACGGCAGCTCCGGGCTGGGCAAGACCCACCTCCTGCACGCGATCGGCCACTACGCCACCACCCTGGGACACGCGCGCTCGGTGCGCTACGTGTCGACCGAGGAGTTCACCAACGATTTCATCAACAGCCTGCGAGACGACAAGACGCAGGCGTTCCAGCGCCGTTACCGCGACGTCGACATCCTGCTGATCGACGACATCCAGTTCCTGGAGAACCGCGAACGGACGCAGGAGGAGTTCTTCCACACCTTCAACACGCTCCACAACGCCAACAAGCAGATCGTGATCAGCTCGGACCGCTCGCCGCGCCAGCTGGCCACCCTCGAGGACCGGATGCGCACCCGCTTCGAGTGGGGCCTGCTGGCCGACATCCAGCCGCCCGACCTCGAAACGCGTATCGCGATCCTCCAGAAGAAGGCCGCGCAGGAGCGGATGTACGCCCCCGACGACGTGCTGGAGTTCATCGCGTCCCGGGTCTCCAACTCGATCCGCGAGCTCGAGGGCGCCCTCATCCGGGTGACCGCGTTCGCCAGCCTCACCCGCTCGCCGGTGCAGCTCTCCCTGGCCGAGGAGGTGCTGCGCGACTTCATGCCGGACGGCGCCGGCCCGGAGATCACCGCCGACCAGATCATGGTGTCGACCGCCGACTACTTCGGCGTCTCCCTGGAGGACCTGCGCGGGCACTCGCGCAGCCGGGTGCTGGTCAACGCCCGGCAGGTGGCCATGTACCTCTGCCGGGAACTGACCGATCTCTCGCTGCCCCGCATCGGGCAGGCGTTCGGCGGCCGCGACCACACCACGGTGATGCACGCCGACCGCAAGATCCGCCAGCACATGGCCGAGCGCCGGTCGCTCTACAACCAGATCGCCGAGCTGACCAACAGGATCAAACAGAACACCTGA
- the dnaN gene encoding DNA polymerase III subunit beta, translating to MKFRVERDALADAVAWTAKSLPSRPSVPVLAGVLLRVTDGRLQVSGFDYEVSSQVTVEVQADAEGAALVSGRLLAEITKALPGKPVDIAAVGAHLELVCGSARFTLPTMPVEDYPTLPDMPSSAGTVDAGVFASAVSQVAIAAGRDETLPMMTGVRLELNGSTMALLATDRYRLAMREIEWTPDDPEISHNALVPAKTLNDTAKALGPAGGAVTLALTQGKAGEGMIGFAGGTRRTTSRLLDGANYPPVRSLFPASHNAEARVGVAALVEVVRRVALVAERQTPVLLSFSEDGLVVEAGGTEEARASEAMEAEFTGEALTIGFNPQYLIDGLQNLGAPTAVFAFVDAFKPAVISPAGESGEIIPGYRYLIMPIRVTR from the coding sequence ATGAAGTTCCGGGTGGAGCGAGACGCACTCGCCGACGCCGTGGCCTGGACAGCCAAGAGCCTGCCCAGCCGGCCCTCGGTGCCGGTGCTCGCCGGCGTCCTGCTGCGGGTCACCGACGGCCGCCTGCAGGTGTCGGGCTTCGACTACGAGGTCTCCAGTCAGGTGACCGTCGAGGTGCAGGCCGACGCGGAGGGGGCCGCCCTGGTCTCCGGCCGCCTGCTCGCCGAGATCACCAAGGCACTGCCGGGCAAGCCGGTGGACATCGCCGCCGTCGGCGCACATCTGGAGCTGGTGTGCGGCAGCGCCCGGTTCACCCTGCCGACCATGCCGGTCGAGGACTACCCGACCCTGCCGGACATGCCGTCGAGCGCGGGCACCGTCGACGCGGGCGTTTTCGCCTCCGCCGTCTCGCAGGTCGCGATCGCCGCCGGCCGGGACGAGACCCTGCCGATGATGACCGGTGTGCGGCTGGAGCTGAACGGTTCGACCATGGCGTTGTTGGCGACCGACCGCTACCGGCTGGCCATGCGGGAGATCGAGTGGACCCCCGACGACCCGGAGATCAGCCACAACGCGCTGGTGCCGGCCAAGACGCTGAACGACACCGCGAAGGCCCTCGGCCCGGCCGGTGGCGCCGTCACCCTGGCCCTGACCCAGGGCAAAGCCGGTGAGGGCATGATCGGGTTTGCCGGTGGCACCCGGCGCACCACCAGCCGCCTGCTCGACGGGGCGAACTATCCGCCGGTGCGCTCGCTCTTCCCGGCCTCGCACAACGCCGAGGCCCGGGTCGGTGTGGCCGCCCTGGTCGAGGTCGTCCGCCGGGTGGCCCTGGTCGCCGAGCGGCAGACTCCGGTGCTGCTGAGCTTCAGCGAGGACGGGCTGGTGGTCGAGGCCGGTGGGACCGAGGAGGCCCGCGCCAGCGAGGCGATGGAGGCCGAGTTCACCGGTGAGGCGCTGACGATCGGGTTCAACCCGCAGTACCTGATCGACGGCCTGCAGAATCTCGGAGCCCCGACCGCGGTGTTCGCCTTCGTCGACGCGTTCAAGCCCGCTGTGATCTCGCCCGCTGGCGAAAGTGGCGAAATCATCCCGGGTTACCGCTATCTGATCATGCCGATTCGAGTGACTCGCTGA